From the genome of Periplaneta americana isolate PAMFEO1 chromosome 15, P.americana_PAMFEO1_priV1, whole genome shotgun sequence, one region includes:
- the ssh gene encoding protein phosphatase Slingshot isoform X3, with translation MNSYVFTSHRMGIQFCKSALQTLHKVSSKAREQNYFLGGLTHDWVSYYEQRIESDRSCLNEWHAMDSLESRRPPSPDSVRTKPREREETERVIRCTLKEIMMSVDLDEVTSKYIRGRLEEDLDMDLGEFKPFIDQEMLTILGQMDAATEIFDHVYLGSEWNASNLEELQKNGVHHILNVTREIDNFFPGMFNYLNIRVYDDERTDLLKHWDDTFKYITKARKEGSKVLVHCKMGVSRSASVVIAYAMKAYNWDFKEAFEYVKQKRTCIKPNTSFISQLETYQGILDAMKNREKLQRSKSETNLKSPGLVAKAEQHTVSGASRPLAMQEPVSDPESLPTSQLLRVDWKTTSGEELGKNGRRPKSWSPDNNTTDSLFQGNVAGPTSASLKQLNLDPESPDSQDECSRVACSQTEDESNKLQTCSFAETDPQDAVSPASEGTETSEAARNYNLNVRMPCGNGQAYSVSQNKVVYLPASCCSQESSSVTEVVVPSVKHRVSELELQNSNTNGAASRKISLDRKGLVLNLTTQFESSSSKPGSPNTAEEESEERHIFESAEDEQTAQSQTKLAPQMLTAVLVKKEIWDPGEKESPTVYAVEQVTTVSSSPPSTPISQPMVPSNSDHLVQTSTEVVEKCVHEPLGNKAEDVIFVSELKLGDTETSAPSVRLSKVVAGNRTLPRREGDPFSAQLDRVFEREERKQQRTTAPVISALPPPPPPCITELSHDAPNRECPSRQSSWSSYDSAVVLGFQGEARDAPSRQSSWGSGDTRWTYGGGGTLPSRNSSWGSYDMHPPMQYVNERGEKQQLDDLFGSSSSGMFPYDRDEIPWYPGTVKRTKQKLEEGTGTVKRMCSDAQQRSESPASPTVISQECPSPSPSPSPSPNRAGEPTPGMNVKIHGPRPYRSPSSDRLLPTSGFSFPSSDPHCSDLHSSTMGISFETQNPVMGHYASSPTLCSHHGAGNESEDLMNTSPGSADKIATSQPNITFIDSTTTHERLVGGSMLEQSSAISGSGQADFDREFCPAMTSSTSHALAVCSLSVSAPTTSSISLVEGIKPLTPPSHSLPSVSSACLLPHDLSASVSCESDSEASPCVINTIQCASVKQQKRVLENLTNVTRRCISVDSSADVTKDSNAVSRFPEVVDSQKSGSGLVKNLKKEFEAKYVSKTEKGVTGSAELSTSDNDQKKSSDGLKARSLPSSPVSSHPEYKSPSSPCPSSASTVEDLSVKVLVGKYEVSKNSIGQPDSPPLGGRQRLSENESVPKSTLTPQQQPPIPLRKSSLDIPYIQNNTNKHSSLLVRNLRNGNDGPNARPPMVPHVVRSCVGPSPSVVVASVVAKAASKKQQQGKTHPLARLTINKPRHTNTVYNTM, from the exons ATGAATTCGTATGTTTTCACTTCGCACAGGATGGGTATACAGTTTTGCAA GTCAGCGCTGCAGACCCTGCACAAGGTGAGCTCCAAGGCTCGTGAACAGAACTACTTCCTCGGAGGACTCACACACGATTGGGTCAGCTACTATGAGCAGCGTATTGAGTCTGACCGCTCCTGCCTCAATGAATGGCATGCGATGGACAGCTTGGAGTCGCGGAGACCACCCTCACCGGACTCCGTGCGGACTAA GCCCAGGGAACGTGAGGAAACAGAGCGCGTGATTCGTTGCACCCTGAAAGAAATCATGATGTCTGTGGACCTAGATGAAGTAACCTCAAAATACATTAGAGGTCGCTTGGAGGAAGATCTTGATATGGACCTCGGTGAATTCAAGCCATTTATTGACCAGGAAATGCTTACTATACTGGGGCAAATGGATGCAGCTACAGAGATTTTTGATCACGTTTACCTTGGCTCAGAATGGAATGCTTCCAATTTAGAAGAGCTTCAGAAGAATGG AGTTCATCATATTTTAAATGTGACAAGAGAGATAGACAACTTCTTCCCAGGGatgtttaattacttaaatattcGTGTTTATGATGATGAGAGGACAGATCTCTTAAAACATTGGGACGACACATTCAAATACATCACAAAGGCAAG GAAAGAGGGCTCCAAAGTACTAGTACACTGTAAGATGGGTGTCAGCAGGTCTGCATCTGTTGTAATTGCATATGCAATGAAAGCATACAACTGGGACTTCAAAGAAGCTTTCGAATATGTAAAACAGAAGAGAACTTGTATTAAGCCAAATACGAGTTTCATATCTCAGTTGGAGACATACCAAGGAATTTTAGATGCAATGAAGAATCGTGAAAAGTTGCAACGTTCCAAATCTGAGACAAACCTTAAGTCTCCCGGCCTTGTTGCTAAAGCAGAACAGCATACTGTGAGTGGTGCATCCAGACCTTTGGCAATGCAGGAACCTGTTTCAGACCCTGAATCTCTACCAACTTCACAGCTGCTTCGGGTTGACTGGAAAACCACGTCAGGAGAAGAGTTGGGTAAAAATGGCAGGAGACCTAAGTCTTGGTCCCCTGACAATAACACCACTGATTCACTCTTCCAAGGAAATGTTGCAG GTCCCACATCAGCATCCTTGAAACAGTTGAACCTGGATCCTGAATCACCAGACAGCCAGGATGAATGTTCAAGAGTTGCTTGTTCTCAAACAGAGGATGAGTCAAATAAATTACAGACCTGCAGCTTTGCAGAAACTGACCCTCAAGATGCAGTGTCTCCAGCATCAGAAGGGACTGAAACAAGTGAAGCAGCTCGTAACTACAATCTGAATGTGCGCATGCCATGTGGTAATGGACAAGCTTACAGTGTGTCTCAGAACAAAGTTGTGTATCTACCAGCATCTTGCTGCAGTCAGGAAAGTTCCTCTGTGACAGAAGTTGTAGTTCCATCAGTGAAACATCGAGTCAGCGAGCTGGAGCTGCAGAACAGTAACACCAATGGTGCAGCAAGTAGGAAGATCTCACTGGACCGCAAGGGACTGGTACTTAATCTTACGACACAGTTTGAGTCGAGTAGTTCCAAGCCTGGCTCTCCAAACACTGCAGAGGAGGAGTCAGAGGAGAGGCATATCTTCGAATCGGCCGAGGACGAGCAGACGGCACAGTCACAGACCAAGCTGGCACCTCAGATGCTCACTGCAGTCCTAGTCAAGAAGGAGATTTGGGATCCTGGGGAGAAGGAATCGCCCACCGTTTATGCCGTGGAACAGGTTACAACTGTCAGTTCTTCCCCTCCCAGTACCCCTATTTCTCAACCCATGGTGCCAAGTAATAGTGACCACCTAGTCCAGACTTCTACGGAAGTGGTAGAGAAATGTGTACATGAACCATTAGGCAACAAAGCTGAAGATGTGATATTTGTTTCTGAGTTGAAGTTAGGGGACACAGAGACTTCCGCACCAAGTGTTAGGCTAAGTAAAGTGGTGGCAGGGAATAGAACGTTACCAAGGAGAGAAGGAGATCCATTTTCTGCTCAGCTGGATCGTGTGTTTGAGCGGGAGGAACGTAAGCAGCAACGAACAACTGCACCTGTTATCAGTGCATTGCCACCGCCACCTCCCCCCTGTATCACGGAACTGTCCCATGATGCTCCCAACAGGGAGTGCCCCTCACGGCAGAGTTCGTGGAGCTCTTATGACAGTGCTGTAGTGCTAGGTTTTCAGGGAGAGGCTCGTGACGCACCGTCGAGGCAGAGTTCGTGGGGGTCGGGTGACACGAGATGGACTTACGGTGGGGGAGGTACTTTACCATCACGAAACAGTTCGTGGGGGTCGTATGATATGCATCCACCCATGCAGTACGTCAATGAACGCGGTGAAAAGCAGCAGCTGGACGATCTGTTTGGAAGCAGTAGCAGTGGGATGTTCCCATACGATCGTGACGAGATACCCTGGTATCCTGGTACTGTTAAGAGGACAAAGCAGAAGCTGGAGGAAGGTACTGGCACAGTGAAACGAATGTGTTCGGATGCACAGCAACGAAGTGAATCTCCTGCATCTCCGACAGTTATTAGCCAAGAGTGTCCCTCACCTTCCCCTTCACCCTCACCTTCCCCCAATCGTGCAGGAGAACCCACTCCGGGCATGAACGTGAAAATCCACGGGCCCCGACCTTACCGAAGTCCTTCCTCTGACAGGTTACTTCCCACTTCTGGCTTTTCTTTTCCATCGTCAGATCCTCACTGCTCCGATCTTCACTCTTCAACAATGGGCATCTCATTTGAAACTCAAAATCCAGTTATGGGACACTATGCCAGTTCTCCTACCCTCTGCTCACATCATGGTGCAGGTAACGAGAGTGAAGACTTGATGAATACATCTCCAGGATCTGCAGACAAGATAGCCACTTCGCAGCCTAACATCACTTTCATCGATTCTACTACTACTCACGAGAGATTGGTAGGAGGGTCGATGTTGGAACAGTCTAGTGCCATATCAGGATCAGGACAGGCGGACTTTGACAGGGAGTTCTGTCCTGCCATGACTTCCTCTACTTCTCACGCTCTGGCAGTGTGCTCTCTATCTGTTAGCGCCCCTACCACGTCGTCTATTAGTTTAGTGGAAGGTATTAAGCCTCTCACGCCTCCTTCACATTCCCTCCCTTCTGTTTCTTCAGCGTGCTTACTTCCGCATGATCTATCTGCATCTGTTTCGTGTGAGTCAGACAGTGAAGCTAGTCCTTGTGTGATCAACACCATTCAGTGTGCGTCTGTGAAACAGCAGAAAAGGGTGCTAGAAAACTTAACCAATGTGACAAGAAGGTGCATATCAGTTGACAGTTCTGCCGATGTTACCAAAGACTCTAATGCAGTGTCGAGATTTCCGGAAGTTGTGGACAGTCAGAAGAGTGGTTCAGGTCTTGTCAAGAACCTGAAGAAGGAATTCGAAGCAAAATATGTAAGTAAGACAGAAAAAGGTGTCACTGGTTCTGCTGAGTTATCTACAAGTGATAATGATCAAAAAAAATCTTCGGATGGTTTGAAGGCACGTAGTCTACCGTCATCACCTGTAAGTAGTCATCCAGAGTATAAGTCCCCTAGTAGCCCGTGTCCGAGTTCAGCTTCAACTGTGGAGGATTTGTCGGTGAAGGTGTTGGTCGGAAAGTACGAAGTGAGCAAAAACAGCATAGGACAACCTGACTCACCTCCTCTTGGGGGAAGACAAAGGTTATCCGAGAATGAATCTGTTCCGAAGAGCACGTTAACACCCCAACAGCAACCCCCTATTCCTTTGCGAAAATCGAGTCTTGATATTCCATATATACAGAACAATACAAATAAACATTCGTCATTACTAGTTCGTAACTTACGTAATGGGAACGATGGTCCGAATGCAAGGCCGCCTATGGTGCCCCATGTTGTGCGTAGCTGTGTGGGGCCATCACCCAGTGTGGTGGTCGCCAGTGTTGTGGCCAAGGCTGCCAGCAAGAAACAACAACAAGGCAAGACTCATCCGTTGGCCCGTCTCACGATAAACAAGCCCCGCCATACCAATACTGTGTACAACACTATGTGA
- the ssh gene encoding protein phosphatase Slingshot isoform X6 has product MDSLESRRPPSPDSVRTKPREREETERVIRCTLKEIMMSVDLDEVTSKYIRGRLEEDLDMDLGEFKPFIDQEMLTILGQMDAATEIFDHVYLGSEWNASNLEELQKNGVHHILNVTREIDNFFPGMFNYLNIRVYDDERTDLLKHWDDTFKYITKARKEGSKVLVHCKMGVSRSASVVIAYAMKAYNWDFKEAFEYVKQKRTCIKPNTSFISQLETYQGILDAMKNREKLQRSKSETNLKSPGLVAKAEQHTVSGASRPLAMQEPVSDPESLPTSQLLRVDWKTTSGEELGKNGRRPKSWSPDNNTTDSLFQGNVAGPTSASLKQLNLDPESPDSQDECSRVACSQTEDESNKLQTCSFAETDPQDAVSPASEGTETSEAARNYNLNVRMPCGNGQAYSVSQNKVVYLPASCCSQESSSVTEVVVPSVKHRVSELELQNSNTNGAASRKISLDRKGLVLNLTTQFESSSSKPGSPNTAEEESEERHIFESAEDEQTAQSQTKLAPQMLTAVLVKKEIWDPGEKESPTVYAVEQVTTVSSSPPSTPISQPMVPSNSDHLVQTSTEVVEKCVHEPLGNKAEDVIFVSELKLGDTETSAPSVRLSKVVAGNRTLPRREGDPFSAQLDRVFEREERKQQRTTAPVISALPPPPPPCITELSHDAPNRECPSRQSSWSSYDSAVVLGFQGEARDAPSRQSSWGSGDTRWTYGGGGTLPSRNSSWGSYDMHPPMQYVNERGEKQQLDDLFGSSSSGMFPYDRDEIPWYPGTVKRTKQKLEEGTGTVKRMCSDAQQRSESPASPTVISQECPSPSPSPSPSPNRAGEPTPGMNVKIHGPRPYRSPSSDRLLPTSGFSFPSSDPHCSDLHSSTMGISFETQNPVMGHYASSPTLCSHHGAGNESEDLMNTSPGSADKIATSQPNITFIDSTTTHERLVGGSMLEQSSAISGSGQADFDREFCPAMTSSTSHALAVCSLSVSAPTTSSISLVEGIKPLTPPSHSLPSVSSACLLPHDLSASVSCESDSEASPCVINTIQCASVKQQKRVLENLTNVTRRCISVDSSADVTKDSNAVSRFPEVVDSQKSGSGLVKNLKKEFEAKYVSKTEKGVTGSAELSTSDNDQKKSSDGLKARSLPSSPVSSHPEYKSPSSPCPSSASTVEDLSVKVLVGKYEVSKNSIGQPDSPPLGGRQRLSENESVPKSTLTPQQQPPIPLRKSSLDIPYIQNNTNKHSSLLVRNLRNGNDGPNARPPMVPHVVRSCVGPSPSVVVASVVAKAASKKQQQGKTHPLARLTINKPRHTNTVYNTM; this is encoded by the exons ATGGACAGCTTGGAGTCGCGGAGACCACCCTCACCGGACTCCGTGCGGACTAA GCCCAGGGAACGTGAGGAAACAGAGCGCGTGATTCGTTGCACCCTGAAAGAAATCATGATGTCTGTGGACCTAGATGAAGTAACCTCAAAATACATTAGAGGTCGCTTGGAGGAAGATCTTGATATGGACCTCGGTGAATTCAAGCCATTTATTGACCAGGAAATGCTTACTATACTGGGGCAAATGGATGCAGCTACAGAGATTTTTGATCACGTTTACCTTGGCTCAGAATGGAATGCTTCCAATTTAGAAGAGCTTCAGAAGAATGG AGTTCATCATATTTTAAATGTGACAAGAGAGATAGACAACTTCTTCCCAGGGatgtttaattacttaaatattcGTGTTTATGATGATGAGAGGACAGATCTCTTAAAACATTGGGACGACACATTCAAATACATCACAAAGGCAAG GAAAGAGGGCTCCAAAGTACTAGTACACTGTAAGATGGGTGTCAGCAGGTCTGCATCTGTTGTAATTGCATATGCAATGAAAGCATACAACTGGGACTTCAAAGAAGCTTTCGAATATGTAAAACAGAAGAGAACTTGTATTAAGCCAAATACGAGTTTCATATCTCAGTTGGAGACATACCAAGGAATTTTAGATGCAATGAAGAATCGTGAAAAGTTGCAACGTTCCAAATCTGAGACAAACCTTAAGTCTCCCGGCCTTGTTGCTAAAGCAGAACAGCATACTGTGAGTGGTGCATCCAGACCTTTGGCAATGCAGGAACCTGTTTCAGACCCTGAATCTCTACCAACTTCACAGCTGCTTCGGGTTGACTGGAAAACCACGTCAGGAGAAGAGTTGGGTAAAAATGGCAGGAGACCTAAGTCTTGGTCCCCTGACAATAACACCACTGATTCACTCTTCCAAGGAAATGTTGCAG GTCCCACATCAGCATCCTTGAAACAGTTGAACCTGGATCCTGAATCACCAGACAGCCAGGATGAATGTTCAAGAGTTGCTTGTTCTCAAACAGAGGATGAGTCAAATAAATTACAGACCTGCAGCTTTGCAGAAACTGACCCTCAAGATGCAGTGTCTCCAGCATCAGAAGGGACTGAAACAAGTGAAGCAGCTCGTAACTACAATCTGAATGTGCGCATGCCATGTGGTAATGGACAAGCTTACAGTGTGTCTCAGAACAAAGTTGTGTATCTACCAGCATCTTGCTGCAGTCAGGAAAGTTCCTCTGTGACAGAAGTTGTAGTTCCATCAGTGAAACATCGAGTCAGCGAGCTGGAGCTGCAGAACAGTAACACCAATGGTGCAGCAAGTAGGAAGATCTCACTGGACCGCAAGGGACTGGTACTTAATCTTACGACACAGTTTGAGTCGAGTAGTTCCAAGCCTGGCTCTCCAAACACTGCAGAGGAGGAGTCAGAGGAGAGGCATATCTTCGAATCGGCCGAGGACGAGCAGACGGCACAGTCACAGACCAAGCTGGCACCTCAGATGCTCACTGCAGTCCTAGTCAAGAAGGAGATTTGGGATCCTGGGGAGAAGGAATCGCCCACCGTTTATGCCGTGGAACAGGTTACAACTGTCAGTTCTTCCCCTCCCAGTACCCCTATTTCTCAACCCATGGTGCCAAGTAATAGTGACCACCTAGTCCAGACTTCTACGGAAGTGGTAGAGAAATGTGTACATGAACCATTAGGCAACAAAGCTGAAGATGTGATATTTGTTTCTGAGTTGAAGTTAGGGGACACAGAGACTTCCGCACCAAGTGTTAGGCTAAGTAAAGTGGTGGCAGGGAATAGAACGTTACCAAGGAGAGAAGGAGATCCATTTTCTGCTCAGCTGGATCGTGTGTTTGAGCGGGAGGAACGTAAGCAGCAACGAACAACTGCACCTGTTATCAGTGCATTGCCACCGCCACCTCCCCCCTGTATCACGGAACTGTCCCATGATGCTCCCAACAGGGAGTGCCCCTCACGGCAGAGTTCGTGGAGCTCTTATGACAGTGCTGTAGTGCTAGGTTTTCAGGGAGAGGCTCGTGACGCACCGTCGAGGCAGAGTTCGTGGGGGTCGGGTGACACGAGATGGACTTACGGTGGGGGAGGTACTTTACCATCACGAAACAGTTCGTGGGGGTCGTATGATATGCATCCACCCATGCAGTACGTCAATGAACGCGGTGAAAAGCAGCAGCTGGACGATCTGTTTGGAAGCAGTAGCAGTGGGATGTTCCCATACGATCGTGACGAGATACCCTGGTATCCTGGTACTGTTAAGAGGACAAAGCAGAAGCTGGAGGAAGGTACTGGCACAGTGAAACGAATGTGTTCGGATGCACAGCAACGAAGTGAATCTCCTGCATCTCCGACAGTTATTAGCCAAGAGTGTCCCTCACCTTCCCCTTCACCCTCACCTTCCCCCAATCGTGCAGGAGAACCCACTCCGGGCATGAACGTGAAAATCCACGGGCCCCGACCTTACCGAAGTCCTTCCTCTGACAGGTTACTTCCCACTTCTGGCTTTTCTTTTCCATCGTCAGATCCTCACTGCTCCGATCTTCACTCTTCAACAATGGGCATCTCATTTGAAACTCAAAATCCAGTTATGGGACACTATGCCAGTTCTCCTACCCTCTGCTCACATCATGGTGCAGGTAACGAGAGTGAAGACTTGATGAATACATCTCCAGGATCTGCAGACAAGATAGCCACTTCGCAGCCTAACATCACTTTCATCGATTCTACTACTACTCACGAGAGATTGGTAGGAGGGTCGATGTTGGAACAGTCTAGTGCCATATCAGGATCAGGACAGGCGGACTTTGACAGGGAGTTCTGTCCTGCCATGACTTCCTCTACTTCTCACGCTCTGGCAGTGTGCTCTCTATCTGTTAGCGCCCCTACCACGTCGTCTATTAGTTTAGTGGAAGGTATTAAGCCTCTCACGCCTCCTTCACATTCCCTCCCTTCTGTTTCTTCAGCGTGCTTACTTCCGCATGATCTATCTGCATCTGTTTCGTGTGAGTCAGACAGTGAAGCTAGTCCTTGTGTGATCAACACCATTCAGTGTGCGTCTGTGAAACAGCAGAAAAGGGTGCTAGAAAACTTAACCAATGTGACAAGAAGGTGCATATCAGTTGACAGTTCTGCCGATGTTACCAAAGACTCTAATGCAGTGTCGAGATTTCCGGAAGTTGTGGACAGTCAGAAGAGTGGTTCAGGTCTTGTCAAGAACCTGAAGAAGGAATTCGAAGCAAAATATGTAAGTAAGACAGAAAAAGGTGTCACTGGTTCTGCTGAGTTATCTACAAGTGATAATGATCAAAAAAAATCTTCGGATGGTTTGAAGGCACGTAGTCTACCGTCATCACCTGTAAGTAGTCATCCAGAGTATAAGTCCCCTAGTAGCCCGTGTCCGAGTTCAGCTTCAACTGTGGAGGATTTGTCGGTGAAGGTGTTGGTCGGAAAGTACGAAGTGAGCAAAAACAGCATAGGACAACCTGACTCACCTCCTCTTGGGGGAAGACAAAGGTTATCCGAGAATGAATCTGTTCCGAAGAGCACGTTAACACCCCAACAGCAACCCCCTATTCCTTTGCGAAAATCGAGTCTTGATATTCCATATATACAGAACAATACAAATAAACATTCGTCATTACTAGTTCGTAACTTACGTAATGGGAACGATGGTCCGAATGCAAGGCCGCCTATGGTGCCCCATGTTGTGCGTAGCTGTGTGGGGCCATCACCCAGTGTGGTGGTCGCCAGTGTTGTGGCCAAGGCTGCCAGCAAGAAACAACAACAAGGCAAGACTCATCCGTTGGCCCGTCTCACGATAAACAAGCCCCGCCATACCAATACTGTGTACAACACTATGTGA